The following are encoded together in the Oreochromis aureus strain Israel breed Guangdong linkage group 18, ZZ_aureus, whole genome shotgun sequence genome:
- the LOC116332950 gene encoding Golgi reassembly-stacking protein 1-like isoform X1 has protein sequence MGLSQSSEASEGGTYGYHVHGVQPNSPAEKAGLQPFFDFILSLDNKRLNEENDLLKEVLKANMERAVKMEVYSTKTTRVRELEVVPSSMWGGQGLLGASVRFCSYQGASENVWHVLDVEASSPAALAGLQPHSDYIVGADQVLQDSEDFFSLIEAHEGKPLKLLVYNTQTDLCREVVVTPNGAWGGEGSLGCGIGYGYLHRIPANPEVSTVEPSAPDVEEKPSPKLPTHGYTEAPLMAPSSNSEELNLEQVTLEESYLPPPIQRVTELGFSDSEMAVMNPDPSDLVDRLDVSMSSIDMTNTSLAMHEEKESEISGVEELEDSVLLPSSADHQNEPQEHISQAARDLTPALSSADSSVPPAGLSHLLTESAEPQSSLIESSDSQSPTIGALSFSLEPSVPAEDLPRSSPVDLIPSLVAEESTADRSPPQAIEDTLGSVDEIAEPLHVASAHHCDHDHDDE, from the exons ATGGGTTTATCTCAGAGTTCAGAAGCATCCGAAGGAGGGACGTATGGATATCATGTGCACGGT GTGCAGCCAAATTCCCCTGCAGAGAAGGCTGGCCTGCAGCCCTTCTTCGACTTCATCCTGTCTCTTGACAACAAGAGACTT AATGAGGAAAACGACCTTCTGAAGGAGGTTCTGAAAGCCAACATGGAGAGAGCAGTGAAGATGGAGGTGTACAGCACTAAAACCACGAGGGTTCGTGAGCTGGAGGTGGTGCCCAGTAGCATGTGGGGAGGGCAGGGTCTGCTGGGTGCTAGTGTTCGCTTCTGCAGCTACCAGGGAGCCAGTGAAAATGTTTGGCATGTCCTG GATGTGGAAGCCAGTTCACCAGCTGCACTGGCGGGGCTTCAGCCCCACAGTGACTATATTGTGGGGGCAGATCAGGTTTTGCAAGAT TCAGAAGACTTTTTCTCGCTGATTGAGGCCCATGAAGGAAAACCTCTGAAGCTGCTGGTGTACAACACACAAACGGACCTCTGCAGAGAGgtggtggtcacaccaaatggAGCATGGGGAGGAGAGGGCAG TTTGGGTTGCGGCATCGGTTATGGCTACCTGCACCGAATCCCTGCTAATCCAGAAGTATCAACAGTCGAGCCTTCTGCCCCTGATGTTGAGGAGAAACCCTCTCCAAAGCTGCCTACGCATGGATACACAGAG GCACCTCTCATGGCACCTTCAAGCAATAGTGAAGAGTTAAACCTGGAGCAGGTCACCCTCGAGGAATCTTATCTACCTCCACCCATTCAAAGGGTCACCGAGCTTG GTTTTTCTGATTCTGAAATGGCAGTGATGAACCCCGATCCTTCAGACTTGGTGGACAGGCTGGATGTGTCCATGTCATCCATTGACATGACAAACACCTCGCTGGCGATGCATGAGGAGAAGGAAAGCGAGATATCTGGTGTTG AAGAGTTGGAGGACAGTGTTCTGCTCCCATCATCAGCAGATCACCAGAATGAGCCACAAGAGCACATCTCCCAGGCAGCCAGAGACCTCACTCCTGCTCTCTCGTCTGCTGATTCAAGCGTCCCACCAGCTGGACTCTCCCACCTGCTCACAGAGTCTGCAGAGCCACAGAGCTCTCTCATTGAGTCAAGTGATAGCCAAAGTCCAACTATAGGTGCGTTGTCTTTTTCTCTTGAGCCTTCTGTGCCCGCTGAAGACCTTCCTCGCTCATCTCCTGTCGATCTCATCCCGTCTCTGGTCGCCGAGGAGTCCACGGCAGACAGGTCTCCACCTCAGGCCATCGAGGACACTCTCGGGTCAGTGGATGAGATCGCGGAGCCTCTGCACGTGGCTTCTGCTCACCACTGTGACCACGATCATGATGATGAGTAG
- the LOC116332950 gene encoding Golgi reassembly-stacking protein 1-like isoform X2 — translation MERAVKMEVYSTKTTRVRELEVVPSSMWGGQGLLGASVRFCSYQGASENVWHVLDVEASSPAALAGLQPHSDYIVGADQVLQDSEDFFSLIEAHEGKPLKLLVYNTQTDLCREVVVTPNGAWGGEGSLGCGIGYGYLHRIPANPEVSTVEPSAPDVEEKPSPKLPTHGYTEAPLMAPSSNSEELNLEQVTLEESYLPPPIQRVTELGFSDSEMAVMNPDPSDLVDRLDVSMSSIDMTNTSLAMHEEKESEISGVEELEDSVLLPSSADHQNEPQEHISQAARDLTPALSSADSSVPPAGLSHLLTESAEPQSSLIESSDSQSPTIGALSFSLEPSVPAEDLPRSSPVDLIPSLVAEESTADRSPPQAIEDTLGSVDEIAEPLHVASAHHCDHDHDDE, via the exons ATGGAGAGAGCAGTGAAGATGGAGGTGTACAGCACTAAAACCACGAGGGTTCGTGAGCTGGAGGTGGTGCCCAGTAGCATGTGGGGAGGGCAGGGTCTGCTGGGTGCTAGTGTTCGCTTCTGCAGCTACCAGGGAGCCAGTGAAAATGTTTGGCATGTCCTG GATGTGGAAGCCAGTTCACCAGCTGCACTGGCGGGGCTTCAGCCCCACAGTGACTATATTGTGGGGGCAGATCAGGTTTTGCAAGAT TCAGAAGACTTTTTCTCGCTGATTGAGGCCCATGAAGGAAAACCTCTGAAGCTGCTGGTGTACAACACACAAACGGACCTCTGCAGAGAGgtggtggtcacaccaaatggAGCATGGGGAGGAGAGGGCAG TTTGGGTTGCGGCATCGGTTATGGCTACCTGCACCGAATCCCTGCTAATCCAGAAGTATCAACAGTCGAGCCTTCTGCCCCTGATGTTGAGGAGAAACCCTCTCCAAAGCTGCCTACGCATGGATACACAGAG GCACCTCTCATGGCACCTTCAAGCAATAGTGAAGAGTTAAACCTGGAGCAGGTCACCCTCGAGGAATCTTATCTACCTCCACCCATTCAAAGGGTCACCGAGCTTG GTTTTTCTGATTCTGAAATGGCAGTGATGAACCCCGATCCTTCAGACTTGGTGGACAGGCTGGATGTGTCCATGTCATCCATTGACATGACAAACACCTCGCTGGCGATGCATGAGGAGAAGGAAAGCGAGATATCTGGTGTTG AAGAGTTGGAGGACAGTGTTCTGCTCCCATCATCAGCAGATCACCAGAATGAGCCACAAGAGCACATCTCCCAGGCAGCCAGAGACCTCACTCCTGCTCTCTCGTCTGCTGATTCAAGCGTCCCACCAGCTGGACTCTCCCACCTGCTCACAGAGTCTGCAGAGCCACAGAGCTCTCTCATTGAGTCAAGTGATAGCCAAAGTCCAACTATAGGTGCGTTGTCTTTTTCTCTTGAGCCTTCTGTGCCCGCTGAAGACCTTCCTCGCTCATCTCCTGTCGATCTCATCCCGTCTCTGGTCGCCGAGGAGTCCACGGCAGACAGGTCTCCACCTCAGGCCATCGAGGACACTCTCGGGTCAGTGGATGAGATCGCGGAGCCTCTGCACGTGGCTTCTGCTCACCACTGTGACCACGATCATGATGATGAGTAG
- the LOC116332951 gene encoding WD repeat-containing protein 48 isoform X2, with protein MATHHRQNAAGRRKVQVSYVIRDEVEKYNRNGVNALQLDPALNRLFTAGRDSIIRIWSVYQHKDPYIASMEHHTDWVNDIVLCCNGKTLISASSDTTVKVWNAHKGFCMSTLRTHKDYVKALAYAKDKELVASAGLDRQIFLWDVNTLTALTASNNTVTTSSLSGNKDSIYSLAMNQMGTVIVSGSTEKVLRVWDPRTCAKLMKLKGHTDNVKSLLLNRDGTQCLSGSSDGTIRLWSLGQQRCIATYRVHDEGVWALQVNEAFTHVYSGGRDKKIYCTDLRNPDIRVLICEEKAPVLKMELDRSADPPPAIWVSTTKSSVNKWSLKGMHNFRSSGEYDNDCTTPLTPLCTQPEQVIKGGASIIQCHILNDKRHILTKDTNNNVAFWDVLKACKGEDLGKVEFDEEIKKRFKMVYVPNWFSVDLKTGMLTITLDESDCFAAWVSAKDAGFSSSDGSDPKLNLGGLLLQALLEFWPRTRINPMDEEENEVNHVNGEQENRVQKGNGYFQVPPHTPVIFGEAGGRTLFRLLCRDSGGETESMLLNETVPQWVIDITVDKNMPKFNKIPFYLQPHSSSGAKTLKKDRLSASDMLQVRKVMEHVYEKIINLDNESQTTSSSANDKPGEQEKEEDMAMLAEEKIELMCQDQVLDPNMDLRTVKHFIWKSGGDLTLHYRQKST; from the exons ATGGCCACGCATCACAGGCAAAATGCTGCTGGGCGGAGGAAAGTACAG GTATCATATGTCATTAGAGATGAGGTGGAGAAGTACAATCGAAACGGGGTGAATGCACTCCAGCTCGACCCTGCTCTGAACCGGCTCTTCACTGCAGGGAGGGACTCCATCATCCGGATATGGAGCGTCTACCAGCACAAA GACCCGTACATTGCATCGATGGAGCATCACACAGACTGGGTTAATGACATAGTCCTCTGTTGCAATGGAAAAActt TGATATCTGCCTCATCGGATACAACAGTCAAAGTATGGAACGCACACAAAGGGTTTTGTATGTCAACGTTACGAACACATAAGGACTACGTGAAAGCGTTGGCTTACGCTAAGGACAAAGAGCTGGTAGCATCAGCAGGTCTGGACAGGCAGATCTTTCTTTGGGATGTGAACACACTAACAGCACTCACTGCTTCCAACAACACTGTCACCA CTTCATCACTGAGTGGGAACAAGGACTCAATCTACAGTCTGGCTATGAACCAGATGGGCACGGTTATTGTATCAGGATCCACAGAAAAG GTTCTGAGAGTGTGGGATCCTCGAACGTGCGCTAAGCTCATGAAGCTAAAAGGTCACACGGACAACGTCAAATCGTTGCTGCTGAATCGAGACGGCACTCAG TGCCTATCAGGCAGTTCAGATGGGACCATTCGCCTTTGGTCCCTCGGCCAGCAGAGGTGCATCGCCACCTACCGTGTGCACGACGAAGGGGTGTGGGCCCTGCAGGTCAATGAGGCCTTTACGCACGTATATTCTGGAGGCAGAGACAAAAAGATCTACTGTACGGACCTGCGTAACCCAGACATCCGCGTACTTATCTGTGAGGAGAAGGCCCCAGTGCTCAAA ATGGAACTGGACAGATCTGCGGACCCACCTCCAGCAATCTGGGTCTCCACCACCAAGTCATCCGTTAATAAATGG TCTCTAAAGGGAATGCACAACTTCAGATCATCAGGAGAGTATGACAACGACTGCACCACCCCTCTGACACCACTGTGTACTCAGCCAGAACAAGTCATCAAGg GAGGTGCCAGTATTATTCAGTGCCACATTCTGAATGACAAAAGACACATACTCACCAAAGACACTAACAACAATGTGGCTTTCTGGGACGTCCTAAAG GCATGTAAGGGCGAAGACTTGGGGAAGGTGGAATTTGACGAAGAGATTAAAAAGCGCTTCAAGATGGTCTATGTGCCAAATTGGTTCTCTGTTGATCTGAAAACTGGG ATGCTCACTATCACTTTGGATGAGAGTGACTGCTTTGCTGCCTGGGTGTCTGCAAAGGACGCAGGGTTTTCAAGTTCCGATGGATCGGATCCAAAGT TGAACCTGGGCGGACTATTGCTTCAGGCTCTGCTGGAGTTCTGGCCCAGAACCCGAATCAACCCCATGGACGAGGAAGAGAATGAGGTGAACCATG TGAACGGAGAGCAAGAGAACAGGGTCCAGAAAGGGAACGGATATTTCCAGGTGCCACCACACACACCAGTCATCTTTGGAGAAGCGGGAGGTAGAACTCTTTTTAG GTTGCTATGTAGAGATTCAGGTGGAGAGACCgaatccatgctgctcaatgaGACAGTCCCACAGTGGGTTATTGATATAACTGTAGAT AAAAATATGCCCAAGTTCAACAAAATCCCATTCTACCTCCAGCCTCATTCTTCCTCTGGTGCAAAAACTCTAAAAAA GGATCGACTGTCGGCCAGTGACATGCTCCAGGTGAGAAAGGTCATGGAACATGTTTATGAGAAGATCATCAACTTGGACAACGAGTCACAGACCACCAGCTCCTCGGCCAACGATAAACCCGGGGagcaggagaaggaggaggacatGGCCATGCTAGCTGAAGAGAAGATTGAGCTAATGTGTCAAGACCAG GTGCTAGATCCCAACATGGACCTGCGAACAGTTAAACATTTTATCTGGAAGAGCGGAGGGGACTTGACACTTCACTATAGGCAGAAGTCCACGTGA
- the LOC116332951 gene encoding WD repeat-containing protein 48 isoform X1 yields MATHHRQNAAGRRKVQVSYVIRDEVEKYNRNGVNALQLDPALNRLFTAGRDSIIRIWSVYQHKQDPYIASMEHHTDWVNDIVLCCNGKTLISASSDTTVKVWNAHKGFCMSTLRTHKDYVKALAYAKDKELVASAGLDRQIFLWDVNTLTALTASNNTVTTSSLSGNKDSIYSLAMNQMGTVIVSGSTEKVLRVWDPRTCAKLMKLKGHTDNVKSLLLNRDGTQCLSGSSDGTIRLWSLGQQRCIATYRVHDEGVWALQVNEAFTHVYSGGRDKKIYCTDLRNPDIRVLICEEKAPVLKMELDRSADPPPAIWVSTTKSSVNKWSLKGMHNFRSSGEYDNDCTTPLTPLCTQPEQVIKGGASIIQCHILNDKRHILTKDTNNNVAFWDVLKACKGEDLGKVEFDEEIKKRFKMVYVPNWFSVDLKTGMLTITLDESDCFAAWVSAKDAGFSSSDGSDPKLNLGGLLLQALLEFWPRTRINPMDEEENEVNHVNGEQENRVQKGNGYFQVPPHTPVIFGEAGGRTLFRLLCRDSGGETESMLLNETVPQWVIDITVDKNMPKFNKIPFYLQPHSSSGAKTLKKDRLSASDMLQVRKVMEHVYEKIINLDNESQTTSSSANDKPGEQEKEEDMAMLAEEKIELMCQDQVLDPNMDLRTVKHFIWKSGGDLTLHYRQKST; encoded by the exons ATGGCCACGCATCACAGGCAAAATGCTGCTGGGCGGAGGAAAGTACAG GTATCATATGTCATTAGAGATGAGGTGGAGAAGTACAATCGAAACGGGGTGAATGCACTCCAGCTCGACCCTGCTCTGAACCGGCTCTTCACTGCAGGGAGGGACTCCATCATCCGGATATGGAGCGTCTACCAGCACAAA CAGGACCCGTACATTGCATCGATGGAGCATCACACAGACTGGGTTAATGACATAGTCCTCTGTTGCAATGGAAAAActt TGATATCTGCCTCATCGGATACAACAGTCAAAGTATGGAACGCACACAAAGGGTTTTGTATGTCAACGTTACGAACACATAAGGACTACGTGAAAGCGTTGGCTTACGCTAAGGACAAAGAGCTGGTAGCATCAGCAGGTCTGGACAGGCAGATCTTTCTTTGGGATGTGAACACACTAACAGCACTCACTGCTTCCAACAACACTGTCACCA CTTCATCACTGAGTGGGAACAAGGACTCAATCTACAGTCTGGCTATGAACCAGATGGGCACGGTTATTGTATCAGGATCCACAGAAAAG GTTCTGAGAGTGTGGGATCCTCGAACGTGCGCTAAGCTCATGAAGCTAAAAGGTCACACGGACAACGTCAAATCGTTGCTGCTGAATCGAGACGGCACTCAG TGCCTATCAGGCAGTTCAGATGGGACCATTCGCCTTTGGTCCCTCGGCCAGCAGAGGTGCATCGCCACCTACCGTGTGCACGACGAAGGGGTGTGGGCCCTGCAGGTCAATGAGGCCTTTACGCACGTATATTCTGGAGGCAGAGACAAAAAGATCTACTGTACGGACCTGCGTAACCCAGACATCCGCGTACTTATCTGTGAGGAGAAGGCCCCAGTGCTCAAA ATGGAACTGGACAGATCTGCGGACCCACCTCCAGCAATCTGGGTCTCCACCACCAAGTCATCCGTTAATAAATGG TCTCTAAAGGGAATGCACAACTTCAGATCATCAGGAGAGTATGACAACGACTGCACCACCCCTCTGACACCACTGTGTACTCAGCCAGAACAAGTCATCAAGg GAGGTGCCAGTATTATTCAGTGCCACATTCTGAATGACAAAAGACACATACTCACCAAAGACACTAACAACAATGTGGCTTTCTGGGACGTCCTAAAG GCATGTAAGGGCGAAGACTTGGGGAAGGTGGAATTTGACGAAGAGATTAAAAAGCGCTTCAAGATGGTCTATGTGCCAAATTGGTTCTCTGTTGATCTGAAAACTGGG ATGCTCACTATCACTTTGGATGAGAGTGACTGCTTTGCTGCCTGGGTGTCTGCAAAGGACGCAGGGTTTTCAAGTTCCGATGGATCGGATCCAAAGT TGAACCTGGGCGGACTATTGCTTCAGGCTCTGCTGGAGTTCTGGCCCAGAACCCGAATCAACCCCATGGACGAGGAAGAGAATGAGGTGAACCATG TGAACGGAGAGCAAGAGAACAGGGTCCAGAAAGGGAACGGATATTTCCAGGTGCCACCACACACACCAGTCATCTTTGGAGAAGCGGGAGGTAGAACTCTTTTTAG GTTGCTATGTAGAGATTCAGGTGGAGAGACCgaatccatgctgctcaatgaGACAGTCCCACAGTGGGTTATTGATATAACTGTAGAT AAAAATATGCCCAAGTTCAACAAAATCCCATTCTACCTCCAGCCTCATTCTTCCTCTGGTGCAAAAACTCTAAAAAA GGATCGACTGTCGGCCAGTGACATGCTCCAGGTGAGAAAGGTCATGGAACATGTTTATGAGAAGATCATCAACTTGGACAACGAGTCACAGACCACCAGCTCCTCGGCCAACGATAAACCCGGGGagcaggagaaggaggaggacatGGCCATGCTAGCTGAAGAGAAGATTGAGCTAATGTGTCAAGACCAG GTGCTAGATCCCAACATGGACCTGCGAACAGTTAAACATTTTATCTGGAAGAGCGGAGGGGACTTGACACTTCACTATAGGCAGAAGTCCACGTGA